A single region of the Pyxidicoccus trucidator genome encodes:
- a CDS encoding MBL fold metallo-hydrolase produces MRPRNLALSLAAVLAGSLAIAGVAGFAASSHDTQKSALGEARPTTDLVALLGQPGPVELETVNSADWAVERGGLVNLKHPTAKSAGLQDGDEPVQVFFHALRHPQRGLFIVDTGVETALRDAPEKSALSGLVRSAMHMEKLKVHAPLGEWLAKQPQPLAGVFLTHLHLDHVMGMADVPRGTPVYSGPGETSARAVFHAAVQGSTDRALEGKPALSEWTYAAEANGLFDGAVDIFGDGSVFALWVPGHTPGSTAYLVRSTKGPVLLVGDASHTRWGWEHDVEPGTFTLDGPRGAESFKKLRAFASAHPSVEVRMGHQH; encoded by the coding sequence ATGCGCCCCAGGAACCTCGCCCTCTCCCTCGCCGCCGTCCTCGCCGGCTCCCTCGCCATCGCCGGAGTCGCGGGCTTCGCCGCCAGTTCGCACGACACCCAGAAGTCCGCGCTCGGCGAGGCCCGCCCGACGACGGACCTGGTCGCCCTGCTGGGCCAGCCCGGCCCCGTGGAATTGGAGACGGTGAACTCCGCCGACTGGGCGGTGGAGCGCGGCGGCCTCGTCAACCTGAAGCACCCCACCGCGAAGTCCGCGGGGCTCCAGGACGGGGACGAGCCCGTGCAGGTCTTCTTCCACGCCCTCCGCCACCCGCAGCGGGGGCTGTTCATCGTCGACACCGGCGTGGAGACGGCCCTGCGCGACGCGCCCGAGAAGTCGGCGCTGAGCGGGCTCGTCCGGAGCGCCATGCACATGGAGAAGCTGAAGGTGCACGCGCCGCTCGGCGAGTGGCTGGCGAAGCAGCCCCAGCCCCTGGCGGGCGTCTTCCTCACGCACCTGCACCTGGACCACGTCATGGGCATGGCCGACGTGCCCCGCGGCACGCCCGTGTACTCCGGCCCGGGAGAGACATCGGCCCGCGCCGTCTTCCATGCCGCCGTGCAGGGCAGCACCGACCGCGCGCTGGAGGGCAAGCCCGCGCTGTCCGAGTGGACCTACGCCGCCGAGGCCAACGGCCTCTTCGACGGCGCGGTCGACATCTTCGGAGACGGCTCGGTGTTTGCGCTCTGGGTGCCCGGCCACACGCCCGGCAGCACCGCGTACCTGGTGCGCTCCACCAAGGGCCCGGTGCTGCTGGTGGGTGACGCCAGCCACACGCGCTGGGGCTGGGAGCACGACGTGGAGCCCGGCACCTTCACCTTGGACGGCCCGCGCGGCGCGGAGAGCTTCAAGAAGCTGCGCGCCTTCGCCTCCGCGCACCCGAGCGTCGAGGTGCGGATGGGACACCAGCACTGA
- a CDS encoding YybH family protein: MGTETPWAAVHQYLDAFNRGDVQAMAATFSVPGQILDGMAPHVWQGPTATQDWYRDVLSEGKGHGASGYFVSVGEPLHNEVTGDTAYVVLPATMTFDLNGTKVTQSGAVFTVALRKTAEGWRVAAWAWTKGTR; the protein is encoded by the coding sequence ATGGGCACAGAGACTCCATGGGCGGCGGTGCACCAATACCTCGATGCATTCAACCGAGGTGACGTGCAGGCAATGGCAGCGACGTTCTCTGTCCCTGGCCAGATTCTCGACGGCATGGCGCCGCACGTCTGGCAGGGGCCGACGGCGACTCAGGACTGGTACAGGGACGTCCTGAGCGAAGGCAAGGGACACGGTGCTTCCGGCTATTTCGTCAGTGTTGGGGAGCCGCTACACAACGAGGTCACCGGCGATACTGCCTATGTCGTCCTGCCGGCGACCATGACATTCGACCTGAACGGCACGAAGGTCACGCAGTCCGGAGCGGTGTTTACGGTCGCGTTGCGGAAGACCGCGGAAGGGTGGCGCGTGGCGGCCTGGGCGTGGACGAAAGGCACCCGATAG
- a CDS encoding AraC family transcriptional regulator, translating to MDREKQTASVLDSVDPGFLLASGGDGPRARLGLRVEFQTAGPGEMSLEAEPDHWLKIHAGTPLRGACRFHRFVYTQGDIDLCPAGTSDVWETQDASASVLIRLSPALLRRAAEDMGLNPDRAGLEPRHQFRDPQIEHIGWALDADRRAGHPGGLLYSECLGLALSVHLLGRYPAPLERERGLSKPQLRRVTEYIEEHLDQNLSLARLAGVASVSASHLKTLFKRSTGLPVHEYVVQRRVERARTLLQRGGLSAGEVALEAGFSHQSHMARCMRRVLGVTPTAVMRGARAR from the coding sequence ATGGACAGGGAGAAGCAGACCGCGAGCGTGCTGGACTCCGTCGACCCCGGTTTCCTGCTGGCGTCAGGAGGGGACGGGCCACGCGCCCGGCTCGGGCTGCGCGTGGAGTTCCAGACGGCCGGGCCCGGGGAGATGTCGCTCGAGGCCGAGCCCGACCACTGGCTCAAGATTCACGCCGGGACGCCCCTACGGGGCGCCTGCCGCTTCCACCGCTTCGTCTACACCCAGGGCGACATCGACCTCTGCCCGGCCGGGACGTCGGACGTGTGGGAGACCCAGGATGCGAGCGCCTCCGTGCTCATTCGGCTCTCCCCCGCGCTCCTGCGGCGCGCCGCGGAGGACATGGGGCTGAACCCCGACCGCGCCGGCCTGGAGCCGCGCCACCAGTTCAGGGACCCGCAGATTGAGCACATCGGCTGGGCGCTCGACGCGGACCGCAGGGCCGGCCATCCGGGCGGGCTGCTCTACAGCGAGTGCCTGGGCCTGGCGCTCTCCGTCCACCTGCTGGGCCGCTACCCCGCGCCCCTCGAGCGCGAGCGTGGCCTGTCGAAGCCGCAATTGCGCCGCGTGACGGAGTACATCGAGGAGCACCTGGACCAGAACCTCTCCCTGGCTCGGCTGGCCGGAGTCGCCAGCGTCAGCGCGTCGCACCTGAAGACGCTGTTCAAGCGCTCCACGGGGCTGCCGGTGCACGAGTACGTCGTGCAGCGCCGCGTGGAGCGCGCCCGGACCCTGCTGCAGCGGGGTGGACTGTCCGCCGGTGAGGTGGCGCTCGAAGCGGGCTTCTCGCACCAGAGCCACATGGCGCGGTGCATGCGTCGCGTCCTCGGGGTGACGCCCACGGCGGTGATGCGCGGCGCGCGCGCACGGTGA
- a CDS encoding SDR family oxidoreductase, which translates to MPTLKGKTLFITGASRGIGKAIALRAARDGANIVIAAKTTEPHPKLPGTIYTAAEEIEKAGGRALPCMVDIRDEQQIAAAVAKAVETFGGIDILVNNASAISLTGTLETPMKRYDLMHGINTRGTFACSQACIPHLKKSSNPHILNNSPPLNMEARWFAPHVAYTMAKFGMSMCVLGMAEELKSDGIAVNAIWPRTVIATAAVQNLLGGEETMRGSRFPEIMADAAYAILTKPSREFTGNFCIDEEVLRAEGVTDFSKYQEPGAELLPDYFL; encoded by the coding sequence ATGCCTACGCTCAAGGGAAAGACGCTCTTCATCACTGGCGCCAGCCGGGGAATCGGCAAGGCCATCGCGCTCCGGGCCGCCCGGGATGGCGCCAACATCGTCATCGCCGCCAAGACGACCGAGCCGCATCCGAAGCTGCCCGGCACCATCTACACGGCCGCCGAGGAAATCGAGAAGGCCGGCGGCAGGGCGCTGCCCTGCATGGTGGACATCCGCGACGAGCAGCAGATTGCCGCCGCGGTGGCGAAGGCGGTGGAGACGTTCGGCGGCATCGACATCCTGGTGAACAACGCCAGCGCCATCAGCCTGACGGGCACGCTCGAGACGCCGATGAAGCGGTACGACCTCATGCACGGCATCAACACGCGCGGCACCTTCGCGTGCTCGCAGGCGTGCATCCCCCATCTGAAGAAGTCCAGCAACCCGCACATCCTCAACAACTCGCCGCCGCTCAACATGGAGGCGCGCTGGTTCGCGCCCCACGTCGCGTACACCATGGCCAAGTTCGGGATGAGCATGTGCGTGCTCGGCATGGCGGAGGAGCTCAAGTCGGACGGCATCGCCGTCAACGCCATCTGGCCTCGCACCGTCATCGCCACCGCGGCCGTGCAGAACCTGCTGGGCGGCGAGGAGACGATGCGCGGCAGCCGCTTCCCTGAAATCATGGCCGACGCGGCCTATGCCATCCTCACGAAGCCGAGCCGCGAGTTCACCGGCAACTTCTGCATCGACGAGGAGGTACTTCGCGCCGAGGGCGTGACGGACTTCTCCAAGTACCAGGAGCCGGGCGCGGAGCTGCTCCCCGACTACTTCCTCTGA
- a CDS encoding serine/threonine protein kinase — MTGGVSLRPDGTPGPQECSSDARLVMRALKLQVGDAALVELGQVWTAGPQVVIRYYEAHPPDSEKLAICAVARLSYDQMRKLPESKPGTAILEGSFASAYVVDSFR, encoded by the coding sequence TTGACTGGTGGAGTGTCGCTGCGCCCGGATGGCACTCCGGGGCCGCAGGAGTGCTCCTCGGATGCCAGGTTGGTGATGCGGGCGCTCAAGCTCCAAGTGGGGGATGCCGCCCTGGTAGAGCTGGGGCAGGTCTGGACCGCGGGGCCGCAGGTCGTCATCCGGTACTACGAGGCCCACCCGCCGGACAGCGAGAAGCTCGCCATCTGCGCGGTGGCCCGGCTCAGCTACGACCAGATGCGGAAGCTGCCCGAGTCGAAGCCTGGAACGGCCATTCTCGAAGGCTCCTTCGCCTCCGCCTACGTCGTGGACTCCTTCCGGTAG
- a CDS encoding NAD(P)-dependent oxidoreductase: protein MKPAIAVLGVGRMGSALVSAFLKQGYGVDIWNRTRAKCEPLAAQGARIAATVRDAVAAADIVVVNVNDYGTSDSLLRPDEVTRALRGKLLVQLTSGSPSQAREQATWARQHGIPYLDGAIMGTPDFIGQPGGTLLYSGPSELFEQYKPVLLTLGGNTQHVGADVGHAAALDSALLVYLWGAMFGVLQGAAVCEAEKVPLESFMGYVKATSPVVEGAVTDVLMRVQQGRFGSDATTLATLEIHHGALRHLLELCRERGLHREMPEAFDRLFQKALQAGHAQDDFAVLSRFMR from the coding sequence ATGAAACCAGCAATCGCTGTCCTGGGCGTGGGGCGCATGGGCTCCGCGCTCGTGAGTGCCTTCCTGAAGCAGGGGTACGGTGTCGACATCTGGAATCGCACGCGGGCGAAGTGCGAGCCCCTGGCCGCGCAGGGAGCCCGCATCGCGGCGACGGTGCGGGATGCCGTGGCCGCCGCGGACATCGTCGTGGTGAACGTGAATGACTACGGCACGAGTGACTCGCTGCTCCGGCCGGATGAGGTGACGCGCGCCCTGCGTGGGAAGCTGCTGGTGCAGCTCACGTCCGGCTCACCGAGCCAGGCGCGGGAGCAGGCCACGTGGGCGCGGCAGCACGGAATCCCCTACCTGGATGGCGCCATCATGGGGACGCCGGACTTCATCGGCCAGCCCGGGGGTACCCTCCTCTACTCGGGCCCGAGCGAGCTGTTCGAGCAGTACAAGCCCGTCCTCCTCACGCTCGGGGGGAATACGCAGCACGTGGGCGCCGACGTGGGCCACGCCGCCGCGCTCGACAGCGCGCTGCTCGTGTACCTGTGGGGCGCGATGTTCGGCGTGCTCCAGGGCGCGGCCGTCTGCGAGGCGGAGAAGGTGCCCCTGGAGTCCTTCATGGGTTACGTGAAGGCCACCTCGCCCGTGGTGGAGGGCGCCGTGACGGATGTCCTGATGCGCGTGCAGCAGGGCCGCTTCGGCAGCGACGCGACGACGCTGGCGACGCTCGAAATACATCATGGGGCGCTGCGACACCTGCTGGAGCTCTGCAGGGAGCGGGGGCTTCATCGCGAGATGCCCGAGGCCTTCGACCGGCTCTTCCAGAAGGCCCTCCAGGCGGGACACGCGCAGGACGACTTCGCTGTGCTCAGCCGGTTCATGCGCTGA
- a CDS encoding TonB-dependent receptor domain-containing protein, translating into MPPTLREDAPARVPDGFAFTVPVVVELELTVSEAGDVTEATLVIGDAPPELATAALDAARRLRFHPATSGGTPVAVRLPYSYRFEPPAAPGPRALLTGRVRQKGTRKPIAGATVRAGEATAETDAQGRFRLELPPGTSELKVTAPGHQLLFLKETLEERQQLEVLYALAPLSVNPYETVVRGDRPRTEVSRITLHEQELREVPGTMGDPFRVVMLMPGVTTLASGLSYPVVRGVQPSASAFFVDGVRVPFLYHLLVGNAVVHPDFIDTLDFQVGVPSARYGSLLGGAVDAHVSRPREDGVRGSAYVDLINSGVFLEVPLPDSGTTITAAARISYTGLVVTRVANSVNGPSSYTASDGTTYTDPGEPKLYADYWDYQARVEQRVGEGRVRLLALGTSDAVGLSARIPEQDAGGVALLFHRLDLRGRHPFAGGEAEVGLTLGYDRLGLHFASGADNPGTYELRQGGVTLRTGYTRELSSALTLEVFGQLERRSADVVATGVLRPVGPVDGRDAFSRPGILATFAGVGAQLTLRPAARWTLVPGLRLDSYHGFGLDTHVAVEPRLAVRHLLTDALTLKAGTGLYHQPATVLLPVPAGEMLALERGLQRAVQLSAGAEWRPDPELEVSAEAYFNRLSRTLEFNFEDVVSNVRRRGLEAEDVEGRGYSYGVELMVRRPLGRRWFGWLTYGFNQSRRFERYSRLGPQGEELEQAEGYLPYVFEQAHSVNAALSYRFAFATVGAVAHFNTGRPESGQFGYRTRRPGNDAEGNEEWMPVDRESVDRLPAFFRLDVRASHSWVFDRFVLDAYLDVFNITARSEVVSYEYGYEAPPGQPVGLKKSKIGLPVILPTLGVKGTF; encoded by the coding sequence GTGCCGCCCACCCTGCGCGAGGACGCTCCCGCACGCGTGCCGGACGGCTTCGCCTTCACCGTGCCCGTGGTGGTGGAGCTGGAGCTCACCGTCAGCGAGGCCGGCGACGTCACCGAAGCCACCCTCGTCATCGGGGACGCGCCTCCCGAGCTGGCCACGGCCGCCCTGGACGCCGCCCGCCGCCTGCGCTTCCACCCCGCGACTTCCGGAGGCACGCCCGTCGCGGTGCGCCTGCCCTACTCCTACCGCTTCGAGCCTCCCGCCGCGCCCGGCCCTCGCGCGCTGCTCACCGGCCGCGTGCGGCAGAAGGGCACCCGCAAGCCGATTGCAGGCGCCACCGTGCGCGCGGGCGAGGCCACCGCGGAGACAGACGCCCAGGGCCGCTTCCGCCTCGAGCTGCCCCCCGGCACCTCGGAGCTGAAGGTCACCGCGCCGGGCCACCAGCTGCTGTTCCTCAAGGAGACGCTGGAGGAGCGCCAGCAACTGGAGGTGCTCTACGCGCTGGCGCCGCTGTCGGTGAACCCCTACGAGACGGTGGTGCGCGGCGACCGGCCCCGCACCGAGGTCTCCCGCATCACCCTCCATGAGCAGGAGCTGCGCGAGGTGCCCGGCACCATGGGCGACCCGTTCCGCGTCGTCATGCTGATGCCCGGCGTGACGACGCTGGCCTCGGGCCTCTCCTACCCCGTGGTGCGCGGCGTGCAGCCCTCCGCGAGCGCCTTCTTCGTGGACGGCGTGCGCGTGCCCTTCCTCTACCACCTGCTCGTGGGCAACGCCGTCGTCCATCCAGACTTCATCGACACGCTCGACTTCCAGGTGGGAGTGCCCTCGGCCCGCTACGGCAGCCTGCTCGGCGGCGCGGTGGACGCGCACGTGAGCCGGCCTCGCGAGGACGGCGTGCGCGGCAGCGCGTACGTGGACCTCATCAACAGCGGCGTCTTCCTGGAGGTGCCGCTTCCGGACTCGGGCACCACCATCACCGCCGCGGCCCGCATCAGCTACACCGGGCTCGTCGTCACGCGCGTGGCCAACAGCGTCAACGGCCCCTCCTCCTATACAGCCTCCGACGGAACGACCTACACGGACCCGGGCGAGCCCAAGCTCTACGCCGACTACTGGGACTATCAGGCCCGCGTGGAGCAGCGCGTGGGCGAGGGCCGGGTGCGGCTGCTCGCGCTGGGCACGTCGGACGCGGTGGGCCTGTCCGCGCGCATCCCCGAGCAGGATGCCGGCGGCGTGGCGCTGCTCTTCCACCGCCTGGACTTGCGCGGCCGGCACCCCTTCGCCGGGGGCGAGGCGGAGGTGGGACTGACGCTCGGGTATGACCGGCTCGGCCTGCACTTCGCCTCCGGGGCCGACAACCCCGGCACCTATGAGCTGCGGCAGGGCGGCGTGACGCTGCGCACGGGCTACACGCGCGAGCTGTCCTCCGCGCTGACGCTGGAGGTCTTCGGCCAGCTCGAGCGCCGGAGCGCGGACGTGGTGGCCACCGGCGTCCTCCGTCCCGTGGGCCCCGTCGACGGCAGGGATGCCTTCAGCCGGCCGGGCATCCTCGCCACCTTCGCGGGCGTGGGCGCGCAGCTCACCCTGAGGCCCGCCGCGCGCTGGACGCTGGTGCCGGGCCTGCGCCTGGACAGCTACCACGGCTTCGGGCTCGACACGCACGTCGCGGTGGAGCCCCGGCTCGCGGTGCGGCACCTGCTCACCGACGCGCTCACCCTCAAGGCCGGCACGGGCCTCTACCACCAGCCCGCGACGGTGCTGCTGCCGGTGCCCGCGGGGGAGATGCTCGCGCTGGAGCGGGGCCTGCAACGCGCGGTGCAGCTCTCCGCGGGCGCGGAGTGGCGGCCGGACCCGGAGCTGGAGGTCTCCGCCGAGGCCTACTTCAACCGGCTGTCGCGCACGCTGGAGTTCAACTTCGAGGACGTGGTGAGCAACGTGCGCCGCCGCGGCCTGGAGGCCGAGGACGTCGAGGGCCGTGGCTACTCCTACGGCGTGGAGCTGATGGTGCGCCGGCCGCTCGGGCGCCGCTGGTTCGGCTGGCTCACCTATGGCTTCAACCAGAGCCGTCGCTTCGAGCGCTACTCTCGGCTGGGGCCCCAGGGCGAGGAATTGGAGCAGGCGGAGGGCTACCTGCCCTATGTCTTCGAGCAGGCGCACTCGGTCAACGCCGCGCTCAGCTACCGCTTCGCCTTCGCCACGGTGGGCGCGGTGGCGCACTTCAACACCGGCCGGCCGGAGAGCGGCCAGTTCGGCTACCGCACCCGCCGCCCGGGCAACGACGCCGAGGGCAACGAGGAGTGGATGCCCGTGGACCGCGAGTCGGTGGACCGGCTGCCCGCCTTCTTCCGCCTCGACGTGCGCGCCTCGCACAGCTGGGTGTTCGACCGCTTCGTGCTCGACGCGTACCTGGACGTCTTCAACATCACCGCGCGCAGCGAGGTCGTCTCCTACGAGTACGGCTACGAGGCGCCTCCCGGCCAGCCCGTGGGGCTGAAGAAGTCGAAAATCGGCCTGCCCGTGATTCTGCCCACCCTCGGCGTGAAGGGGACCTTCTGA
- a CDS encoding murein transglycosylase A, giving the protein MSTPYARLLLLACALLVTACPRSTRAPITKPEEALVPVSRSLELRDDGEPAALRAAIAQSVVWLRARPADQRFVYGRREVTAAVLRAALERLHSRLRDGMTPEELSARVLEDFEPMEAAGGEDGQVLFTGYYEPSLDASLTRTDEYTVPIHGLPEDLVEVPLEAFAERFAAERVFGRLDGKKVVPYWTRNEIRGGRLQGRGLELAWAKDPVALFFTEVQGSGTLRLPDGSQRRIGYAASNGRPYRSIGSLLIQEGVIPREAMSMQALRSWLAANPAQCSRVLDFNESYVFFRFLAGASEGSLGRPVTPGRSIATDARLFPKGGLAFIQTERPVKLADGTVQWRPLTRFMLNQDTGGAIRGAGRVDVYWGPGPEAELSAGMMKQQGRLLFLVPRAVPATTH; this is encoded by the coding sequence ATGTCCACGCCGTACGCCCGACTCCTCCTGCTGGCCTGTGCCCTCCTCGTCACGGCCTGTCCGCGCTCCACCCGCGCCCCCATCACGAAGCCCGAGGAGGCGCTCGTTCCCGTCTCCCGCTCGCTGGAGCTGCGGGACGACGGCGAGCCCGCGGCGCTGCGGGCCGCCATCGCGCAGAGCGTGGTGTGGCTGCGGGCGAGGCCGGCGGACCAGCGCTTCGTCTACGGCCGGCGCGAAGTCACCGCCGCCGTGCTGCGGGCCGCGCTGGAGCGCCTGCACTCGCGCCTCCGCGACGGCATGACTCCCGAGGAGCTGTCGGCGCGGGTGCTCGAGGACTTCGAGCCGATGGAGGCCGCCGGAGGCGAGGACGGGCAGGTGCTGTTCACCGGCTACTACGAGCCCTCGCTCGACGCGAGCCTCACGCGGACGGACGAGTACACGGTGCCCATCCACGGGCTCCCGGAGGATTTGGTGGAGGTGCCGCTGGAGGCGTTCGCGGAGCGCTTCGCGGCGGAGCGCGTCTTCGGGCGGCTCGACGGGAAGAAGGTGGTGCCCTACTGGACGCGCAACGAGATTCGCGGCGGGAGGCTGCAGGGGCGGGGGCTGGAGCTGGCGTGGGCGAAGGACCCCGTGGCGCTCTTCTTCACGGAGGTGCAGGGGAGCGGCACGCTGCGGCTGCCCGACGGGAGCCAGCGCCGCATCGGCTACGCGGCGTCGAATGGCAGGCCCTACCGGAGCATCGGCTCGCTGCTCATCCAGGAAGGCGTCATCCCCCGCGAGGCCATGTCGATGCAGGCGCTGCGCTCGTGGCTGGCGGCGAACCCGGCGCAGTGCAGCCGGGTGCTCGACTTCAACGAGTCCTATGTCTTCTTCCGCTTCCTGGCGGGCGCCTCGGAGGGCTCGTTGGGGAGGCCGGTGACCCCGGGCCGCTCCATCGCCACGGATGCGCGGCTGTTCCCGAAGGGCGGGCTGGCCTTCATCCAGACGGAGCGTCCGGTGAAGCTGGCGGACGGCACGGTGCAGTGGAGGCCGCTGACGCGCTTCATGCTCAACCAGGACACGGGCGGCGCCATCCGTGGCGCGGGCCGGGTGGATGTCTACTGGGGCCCCGGCCCGGAGGCGGAGCTGTCCGCGGGGATGATGAAGCAGCAGGGCCGGCTGCTGTTCCTCGTCCCGCGCGCGGTGCCGGCGACTACTCACTGA
- a CDS encoding SDR family oxidoreductase, which yields MGRYAGKKAVVTGGTQGMGLATVKALLDGGAEVLLTGRNERTLEVARRELGPRAHVVRSDTASLADIDALARTVEEKLGRVDFVFINAGFARLGMFEHVTEAVYDQTFDINTKGAYFTAQRLAPLVKEGGSFVFTTSVANVTGIPGMSVYSGSKAALRSFAQGLASELLPRGIRVNAVSPGFIKTPTMGVDGASPEELAAFEKEGNDTTPMRRIGTPEEVARAALFLAFEATFTTGAELPVDGGLTQVATPHA from the coding sequence ATGGGCAGGTACGCAGGCAAGAAGGCAGTCGTCACCGGCGGGACGCAGGGAATGGGACTGGCCACCGTGAAGGCGCTCCTCGACGGCGGCGCCGAGGTGCTCCTCACGGGGCGGAACGAGAGGACCCTGGAGGTGGCGCGGCGTGAGCTCGGGCCCCGGGCGCACGTGGTGCGCTCGGATACGGCGAGCCTCGCCGACATCGACGCACTGGCAAGGACGGTGGAGGAGAAGCTCGGCCGGGTGGACTTCGTGTTCATCAACGCCGGCTTCGCGCGGCTGGGAATGTTCGAGCACGTCACCGAGGCCGTGTACGACCAGACGTTCGACATCAACACCAAGGGCGCGTACTTCACGGCGCAGCGCCTGGCCCCGCTCGTCAAGGAGGGCGGCTCGTTCGTCTTCACCACCTCCGTGGCGAATGTGACGGGCATTCCCGGCATGAGCGTCTACTCGGGCTCCAAGGCAGCGCTCCGGTCGTTCGCTCAAGGGCTCGCCTCGGAGCTGCTGCCGAGGGGCATCCGGGTGAACGCGGTGAGCCCGGGCTTCATCAAGACGCCGACGATGGGCGTCGATGGCGCGTCCCCGGAGGAGCTGGCGGCCTTCGAGAAGGAGGGGAACGACACCACGCCCATGAGGCGCATCGGCACGCCCGAGGAGGTCGCCCGGGCGGCGCTGTTCCTCGCCTTCGAGGCCACCTTCACCACCGGGGCCGAGCTGCCCGTGGATGGGGGACTCACCCAGGTCGCCACGCCGCACGCGTAG
- a CDS encoding LysR family transcriptional regulator yields MDISWDDARLFLSIAETGSFSGAARQLRIGQPTVSRRLAALEYAVGATLFRRSVDGAALTAAGERLVLPAKKMAEWAGELHRVAESADNSPRGLVRVTASPYASFDFLAPFGAFVAQKHPGLRLEVLSAIQYLDLARGEADLALRSKPPTNADLKLVYTLETHNAVFVAKSLKAKLPKKPTLQQVPWVAWAPPFEAVTPNPQLESLIPGFSPVFTADNYLVMLAAAEAGVGAMVMANLTHRFSRDRGLVPLDLDLGPYSKGQLHLVCAKSALDIPRVRKVSELLVDELERTKRR; encoded by the coding sequence ATGGATATCTCCTGGGATGACGCGCGGTTGTTCCTGTCCATCGCGGAGACGGGCAGCTTCAGCGGCGCGGCGCGGCAGCTACGCATCGGCCAGCCCACGGTGAGCCGGCGGCTGGCGGCGCTGGAGTACGCGGTGGGGGCCACGCTGTTCCGGCGGAGCGTGGACGGCGCGGCGCTGACGGCGGCGGGGGAGCGGCTGGTGCTGCCGGCGAAGAAGATGGCGGAGTGGGCGGGCGAGCTGCACCGGGTGGCGGAGTCAGCGGACAACTCGCCGCGCGGCCTGGTGCGGGTGACGGCGAGCCCGTACGCGAGCTTCGACTTCCTGGCGCCCTTCGGCGCGTTTGTCGCCCAGAAGCACCCGGGGCTGCGGCTGGAGGTGCTGTCGGCGATTCAGTACCTGGACCTGGCGCGCGGCGAGGCGGACCTCGCCCTGCGCTCGAAGCCGCCGACGAACGCGGACCTGAAGCTCGTCTACACGCTGGAGACGCACAACGCCGTCTTCGTCGCGAAGTCCCTCAAGGCGAAGCTGCCGAAGAAGCCGACGCTCCAGCAGGTGCCGTGGGTGGCGTGGGCGCCGCCGTTCGAGGCGGTGACGCCCAACCCGCAGCTGGAGTCCCTCATCCCGGGCTTCTCACCCGTCTTCACCGCGGACAACTACCTGGTGATGCTGGCGGCGGCGGAGGCGGGCGTCGGGGCCATGGTGATGGCGAACCTCACCCATCGCTTCAGCCGGGACAGGGGACTGGTGCCGCTGGACCTCGACCTGGGGCCGTACTCGAAGGGCCAACTGCACCTGGTGTGCGCGAAGTCGGCGCTGGACATTCCCCGGGTGCGCAAGGTGTCGGAGCTGCTGGTGGACGAACTGGAGCGCACGAAGCGACGGTGA